One Platichthys flesus chromosome 14, fPlaFle2.1, whole genome shotgun sequence genomic region harbors:
- the wnt9a gene encoding protein Wnt-9a, with amino-acid sequence MLDGHLLLGWLSFTVIVHLLHLPGPAAAYFGLTGNEPLSILPLNSLPEESMGRAHYKLCDRLKLEKKQRRMCRRDPGVAETLREAITMSALECQYQFRFERWNCTLEGRHRANILKRGFKETGFLYAISSAGLTHAMAKACSAGRMERCTCDEAPDLENRKAWQWGGCGDNLKYANKFVKDFLGKRSNKDLRARVDMHNTNVGMKVIKAGVETTCKCHGVSGSCTVQTCWRQLQPFHEIGKQLKQRYETSVKVGSSTNEATGEGEISTGRSQQQQQQQQQQQQQQQQQQPQQPLPLPGLNDQIPRTMDLLHIEDSPSFCRPSKYSSGTAARKCYKDKNCEAICCGRGHNTQSREVTRPCQCQVRWCCYVECKQCTQREEVYTCKG; translated from the exons GTTGACAGGTAATGAACCGTTGTCTATCCTGCCACTGAACTCTCTCCCAGAGGAAAGCATGGGCAGGGCCCACTACAAGCTGTGCGACCGGCTCAAACTGGAAAAGAAGCAGCGCAGGATGTGCAGACGAGACCCGGGCGTGGCGGAGACCCTGAGAGAGGCCATCACCATGAGCGCCCTAGAATGCCAGTATCAATTTCGCTTTGAGAGGTGGAACTGCACCTTAGAGGGGCGCCACCGCGCCAATATACTAAAGAGAG GATTTAAAGAGACAGGCTTCCTGTATGCCATCTCCTCAGCGGGTCTAACCCATGCGATGGCCAAAGCTTGCAGCGCAGGACGCATGGAGCGCTGCACGTGTGACGAGGCCCCGGACTTGGAAAATCGCAAGGCATGGCAGTGGGGAGGCTGCGGAGACAACCTCAAATACGCCAACAAGTTTGTCAAGGACTTCCTTGGCAAACGCTCCAATAAGGACCTACGCGCACGCGTGGACATGCATAACACAAATGTGGGCATGAAG GTAATCAAGGCTGGAGTGGAGACCACCTGCAAATGCCACGGCGTCTCTGGCTCCTGCACCGTCCAGACCTGCTGGCGACAGCTCCAGCCCTTCCACGAGATCGGCAAGCAGCTGAAGCAGCGCTACGAGACGTCTGTCAAAGTTGGCAGCTCCACCAACGAGGCCACTGGGGAGGGAGAGATCTCCACAGGACGgagccagcagcagcaacagcagcaacagcagcagcagcagcagcagcagcaacagcagccgcAACAGCCACTGCCCCTGCCTGGCCTAAACGATCAGATCCCTCGCACTATGGACCTGCTCCACATCGAGGACTCGCCCAGTTTCTGTAGACCCAGCAAGTACTCGTCGGGTACAGcagcccgcaagtgctacaaggATAAGAACTGCGAAGCAATCTGCTGCGGGCGAGGCCACAACACTCAAAGTAGGGAGGTGACCAGGCCCTGCCAGTGCCAGGTGCGCTGGTGCTGCTACGTCGAATGCAAGCagtgcacacagagagaagaggtgtATACCTGCAAAGGGTAA